The nucleotide sequence TTGGTGTTTCCGTAAGGCGACTCGGCCTTTTTAACAGGTGATTCTTCTTTTATCGGTAATTCATCGGCCTGCCCGTAAACGGTACAAGAGGAGCTAAAAATAAAATTAGCCCGGTCTTTTTTACTTAATTCCTGTAAAATATAAATTAGAGAAGCTAAGTTATTTTCGTAATATAATAATGGATTTTGCACACTTTCACCAACAGCTTTGGAAGCTGCAAAATGTATTACTCCATCAATATCGTTATGTTTTTCGAAAAAATCTTTTACACTCGATTTTTCTCTAAGGTCTATTTTTTCGAATTCTGGTGTTTTGCCGGTAATTCTGGTTATGCCCGCCAAAACATCTATAGAAGAATTTGAAAGGTTATCGATAATAACCACATCGTATCCTTTTTCCTGAAGAGCAACCACAGTATGCGATCCAATGAATCCCAAACCACCGGTTACTAATATTTTTCCACTCATAATTTAGGTTGATTAACTTGCAAAATAAGCAAAATATCATGAATAATAAATTTAGGGAAGCTTCTTAATCATTTCTTTATTTTAAAGATAATTATCGTTCATAATAGAAAGGAATTCGTAATCAAAAAACTTATCTTTGCAGCTTTAATAATTTTTACATGGACAAAACGAAATCCATTAAGATTTTCAAAATAATAAGCACATTAGAAGCTATTTCCTTTTTGGTTTTGCTACTAATTGCCATGCCTTTAAAATATATTTGGGACATGCCTTCTCTGGTAAGAATCGTAGGAATGGCACACGGAATTTTATTCGTATTATATGTTTTTGGAGCTTATTATATGTATGAAAAATTAAACTGGAACATCAAGCAACTATTAATAGTTATCCTATGTTCGGTGCTGCCATTAGGTCCTTTTTACGTTGAAAGAAAATATTTACCATGATCAAACTGGATGAACTTGTAAAGCAACTTTCCTGCTTACTAGAGGACTTCTTGCTATCAAGCGGAGTAAATTATAAAATTGCTCATTATTCAAATCTATTATTAAATATTTTTGTTCTTCTAGTGGTTGTTCTAGGAGCAAATTATCTTATTAAGCGATTTGTAATTCAGACTTTTAAGACGCTTACCGATAAAACGAAAACTACCTTTGACGATTTTTTGATTCAAAGTAAGTTTCCTAATTATGTAGGGCAGATCATACCTTTAATGCTGCTTTACTACCTGGTTCCTATCGTTTTTGTAGATTATCCGGCTATTCTATATTTGTTTGATAAACTGTTTGATCTTTATGTAATCATCTTATGTATCTGGATCTGTAGAAGTTTACTAAGGACTTCCAAGAAATACTTAAAAACATTACGTCAATTTAATGATAAACCAGTGGATAGCTACATTCAGGTAGTTATGATCATGGTTTGGGTGATTGGACTAATGTTTATTTTTGCTGAAATAACCGGAGAATCTGTTCAACGCTTCATTATTTCTTTAGGTGCGGCCTCGGCGGTACTATTATTAGTTTTTAAAGATACTATTTTAGGATTTGTAGCATCGATACAAGTTGCTGTAAATGATATTGTAAGAATTGGTGATTGGATCACTTTTGATAAATACGGAGCCGATGGAAATGTTACCGAAATAAGTCTGGCTACCGTTAGAGTTCAAAACTGGGATAATACTTTTACAACTATTCCGACTTACAGTTTAATTTCTGAATCTTTCCAAAACTGGAGAGGAATGCAGGAATCCCCAGGTCGTCGAATTAAAAGAGCTGTTTACGTCAAACAGAATTCAGTGAAGTTTATGACTTCAGAAGATCTTAAAGAATTCAATAATATTTCTCTTATTAAAAAATATGTTTCCAGCCGCCAGGAAGAAATAGATAAGTATAATTCAGAAAATAATATTGATCGCTCTCTCCCTTTAAACGGAAGAAATCAAACCAACTTAGGAATTTTTAGAAAATATATCGATTCTTACCTTAATGAACATTCAGCTATTCATAAAGAATTATATATTATTGTTCGCCACCTTGCTCCTACAGATAAAGGGATTCCGATAGAAATCCTATGTTTTAGTAAAGACAAGAGATGGGAGAATTTTGAATATATTACGGCAGATATTTTTGATCATATTATTTCCGCAATGCCCTATTTTGGATTGCAAATATTCGAATCACCTTCAGGAGATGACATCAAAAGAT is from Zunongwangia endophytica and encodes:
- a CDS encoding DUF3817 domain-containing protein; translation: MDKTKSIKIFKIISTLEAISFLVLLLIAMPLKYIWDMPSLVRIVGMAHGILFVLYVFGAYYMYEKLNWNIKQLLIVILCSVLPLGPFYVERKYLP
- a CDS encoding mechanosensitive ion channel family protein, producing MIKLDELVKQLSCLLEDFLLSSGVNYKIAHYSNLLLNIFVLLVVVLGANYLIKRFVIQTFKTLTDKTKTTFDDFLIQSKFPNYVGQIIPLMLLYYLVPIVFVDYPAILYLFDKLFDLYVIILCIWICRSLLRTSKKYLKTLRQFNDKPVDSYIQVVMIMVWVIGLMFIFAEITGESVQRFIISLGAASAVLLLVFKDTILGFVASIQVAVNDIVRIGDWITFDKYGADGNVTEISLATVRVQNWDNTFTTIPTYSLISESFQNWRGMQESPGRRIKRAVYVKQNSVKFMTSEDLKEFNNISLIKKYVSSRQEEIDKYNSENNIDRSLPLNGRNQTNLGIFRKYIDSYLNEHSAIHKELYIIVRHLAPTDKGIPIEILCFSKDKRWENFEYITADIFDHIISAMPYFGLQIFESPSGDDIKRFYGVQEKN